The following coding sequences are from one Venturia canescens isolate UGA chromosome 5, ASM1945775v1, whole genome shotgun sequence window:
- the Nprl3 gene encoding GATOR complex protein NPRL3 isoform X1, which yields MSALQVYRKMITFTCLSVDVKMEINPLSVILVKSDSKGDRMLFRYPFSPNNERDSSQCTKRKNPYSITIAEDLLQSLPLPTSNITNGNLTGLPDEVLSTLFAVKLELCETKFELKVNNVRFVGHPTLLYSRGLNEVNSSMLFNVVFALQAQADQSVVKCYYDLSKRLGIALRHEEKRCGFLKDEIKMMVLTHDEVATRSGEESDCDESPYELILQRSLLAKDLKSAFNSLCTSGVINMMINKWIQVSFCLPQKVHQSHKKGFIMNPEIIDRCLNSLRPYHGLLLLIEPLDLLDSLPADSSPALRRMIQMYNPLKSLQTLAADSDLSLSQVFQLTGHLVYWAKATIIYPLCESNVYVVSPDAVISNQLLESFSEQFPGLCLLQIISEFSLPTSISQKLNPLSQPQQQSQLVKIIIWLLKNHLLLQLHTYVQYMPTVNGRNPLETMSQDGSSPTGVTENDNSWSLNNTPKGTPSESKEDNALAIRKDDGLFEYTSDNFPMASDDIMLLDRLCRLSNSIRSSIRRFRRDRAEEAVATETATPSRATEPRARRNDGKAAKTFSGCRSQEAADFNIEGELGPTVPIEESYSK from the exons ATGTCCGCCCTGCAGGTATATCGAAAAATGATAACGTTCACATGCCTGTCGGTAGACGTTAAA ATGGAAATTAATCCTTTGAGTGTAATTCTCGTTAAGAGTGACAGCAAAGGAGACCGAATGTTATTTCGTTATCCATTCAGTCCAAACAACGAAAGAGATTCGAGCCAATGTACGAAACGGAAAAATCCGTACTCTATAACCATCGCTGAGGATCTGTTGCAG tcTTTGCCGTTACCAACTTCCAACATAACTAATGGCAATTTGACTGGTTTACCAGACGAAGTTCTGTCAACATTATTTGCGGTGAAACTTGAATTGTGCGAAACAAAATTCGAGTTGAAAGTAAACAATGTCAGATTTGTGGGACATCCAACTTTGCTTTATTCGAGGGGCCTCAACGAAGTTAATTCCAGCATGCTCTTCAATGTGGTTTTTGCCCTGCAAGCCCAAGCCGACCAATCCGTCGTTAAATGTTACTATGATTTGAGCAAACG ATTGGGAATCGCTTTAAGACACGAAGAAAAGAGATGTGGATTTCTCAAGGATGAAATCAAAATGATGGTATTGACGCATGATGAGGTTGCTACACG ATCCGGAGAAGAGAGTGACTGCGACGAATCGCCTTACGAATTGATACTGCAACGAAGTTTGTTGGCAAAAGATCTCAAATCGGCATTCAACAGTCTTTGCACGTCAGGAGTAATAAACATGATGATAAACAAATGGATACAagtgagtttttgcttacctCAGAAAGTTCATCAGTCTCACAAAAAAGGTTTCATTATGAACCCTGAGATAATCGATAG GTGTTTGAACAGTTTGCGACCTTATCACGGTTTATTGCTGCTTATCGAGCCACTCGATTTGCTGGATTCGTTGCCAGCCGACTCGTCGCCGGCTCTCCGAAGGATGATACAAATGTACAATCCACTCAAAAGTCTCCAAACTCTTGCAGCCGATTCCGATCTCTCGTTATCACAAGTTTTTCAACTAACGGGACATTTGGTTTACTGGGCAAAAGCGACCATAATCTATCCACTTTGCGAGAGTAACGTTTACGTTGTTTCACCCGATGCCGTCATCTCGAACCAACTTCTGGAATCATTCTCCGAGCAATTTCCTGGTCTTTGCCTTTTACAA ATAATCAGCGAGTTCTCTTTGCCCACTTCCATCAGCCAAAAGCTGAATCCCTTGAGCCAACCCCAACAACAATCGCAGCTcgttaaaattattatttggctactgaaaaatcatttgttgCTGCAGTTACACACTTACGTACAATACATGCCGACAGTCAATGGCCGCAATCCGTTG GAAACTATGAGTCAGGATGGCTCGAGTCCGACCGGTGTAACGGAGAACGATAACAGCTGGAGTTTGAACAACACACCGAAAGGAACACCGAGCGAATCGAAGGAGGATAACGCGCTCGCGATACGAAAGGACGACGGACTGTTCGAATACACGTCAGATAACTTCCCGATGGCTTCCGACGACATAATGTTGCTCGACAGGCTGTGTAG ATTATCCAATAGCATTCGAAGTTCCATTCGACGATTTAGAAGAGACCGGGCCGAAGAAGCCGTTGCCACCGAAACTGCAACGCCTTCAAGAGCAACAGAGCCCAGAGCCCGAAGAAACGATGGAAAAGCTGCAAAAACGTTTAGCGGATGCCGATCACAGGAGGCAGCAG ATTTTAATATCGAGGGTGAACTCGGCCCAACAGTTCCAATTGAAGAA
- the Nprl3 gene encoding GATOR complex protein NPRL3 isoform X4 has translation MSALQVYRKMITFTCLSVDVKMEINPLSVILVKSDSKGDRMLFRYPFSPNNERDSSQCTKRKNPYSITIAEDLLQSLPLPTSNITNGNLTGLPDEVLSTLFAVKLELCETKFELKVNNVRFVGHPTLLYSRGLNEVNSSMLFNVVFALQAQADQSVVKCYYDLSKRLGIALRHEEKRCGFLKDEIKMMVLTHDEVATRSGEESDCDESPYELILQRSLLAKDLKSAFNSLCTSGVINMMINKWIQVSFCLPQKVHQSHKKGFIMNPEIIDRCLNSLRPYHGLLLLIEPLDLLDSLPADSSPALRRMIQMYNPLKSLQTLAADSDLSLSQVFQLTGHLVYWAKATIIYPLCESNVYVVSPDAVISNQLLESFSEQFPGLCLLQIISEFSLPTSISQKLNPLSQPQQQSQLVKIIIWLLKNHLLLQLHTYVQYMPTVNGRNPLETMSQDGSSPTGVTENDNSWSLNNTPKGTPSESKEDNALAIRKDDGLFEYTSDNFPMASDDIMLLDRLCRKEEKDNNTKRRIEENKRPF, from the exons ATGTCCGCCCTGCAGGTATATCGAAAAATGATAACGTTCACATGCCTGTCGGTAGACGTTAAA ATGGAAATTAATCCTTTGAGTGTAATTCTCGTTAAGAGTGACAGCAAAGGAGACCGAATGTTATTTCGTTATCCATTCAGTCCAAACAACGAAAGAGATTCGAGCCAATGTACGAAACGGAAAAATCCGTACTCTATAACCATCGCTGAGGATCTGTTGCAG tcTTTGCCGTTACCAACTTCCAACATAACTAATGGCAATTTGACTGGTTTACCAGACGAAGTTCTGTCAACATTATTTGCGGTGAAACTTGAATTGTGCGAAACAAAATTCGAGTTGAAAGTAAACAATGTCAGATTTGTGGGACATCCAACTTTGCTTTATTCGAGGGGCCTCAACGAAGTTAATTCCAGCATGCTCTTCAATGTGGTTTTTGCCCTGCAAGCCCAAGCCGACCAATCCGTCGTTAAATGTTACTATGATTTGAGCAAACG ATTGGGAATCGCTTTAAGACACGAAGAAAAGAGATGTGGATTTCTCAAGGATGAAATCAAAATGATGGTATTGACGCATGATGAGGTTGCTACACG ATCCGGAGAAGAGAGTGACTGCGACGAATCGCCTTACGAATTGATACTGCAACGAAGTTTGTTGGCAAAAGATCTCAAATCGGCATTCAACAGTCTTTGCACGTCAGGAGTAATAAACATGATGATAAACAAATGGATACAagtgagtttttgcttacctCAGAAAGTTCATCAGTCTCACAAAAAAGGTTTCATTATGAACCCTGAGATAATCGATAG GTGTTTGAACAGTTTGCGACCTTATCACGGTTTATTGCTGCTTATCGAGCCACTCGATTTGCTGGATTCGTTGCCAGCCGACTCGTCGCCGGCTCTCCGAAGGATGATACAAATGTACAATCCACTCAAAAGTCTCCAAACTCTTGCAGCCGATTCCGATCTCTCGTTATCACAAGTTTTTCAACTAACGGGACATTTGGTTTACTGGGCAAAAGCGACCATAATCTATCCACTTTGCGAGAGTAACGTTTACGTTGTTTCACCCGATGCCGTCATCTCGAACCAACTTCTGGAATCATTCTCCGAGCAATTTCCTGGTCTTTGCCTTTTACAA ATAATCAGCGAGTTCTCTTTGCCCACTTCCATCAGCCAAAAGCTGAATCCCTTGAGCCAACCCCAACAACAATCGCAGCTcgttaaaattattatttggctactgaaaaatcatttgttgCTGCAGTTACACACTTACGTACAATACATGCCGACAGTCAATGGCCGCAATCCGTTG GAAACTATGAGTCAGGATGGCTCGAGTCCGACCGGTGTAACGGAGAACGATAACAGCTGGAGTTTGAACAACACACCGAAAGGAACACCGAGCGAATCGAAGGAGGATAACGCGCTCGCGATACGAAAGGACGACGGACTGTTCGAATACACGTCAGATAACTTCCCGATGGCTTCCGACGACATAATGTTGCTCGACAGGCTGTGTAG aaaagaggagaaagaTAACAACACAAAACGAAGGATTGAGGAAAACAAGCGCCCGTTTTGA
- the Nprl3 gene encoding GATOR complex protein NPRL3 isoform X3 encodes MEINPLSVILVKSDSKGDRMLFRYPFSPNNERDSSQCTKRKNPYSITIAEDLLQSLPLPTSNITNGNLTGLPDEVLSTLFAVKLELCETKFELKVNNVRFVGHPTLLYSRGLNEVNSSMLFNVVFALQAQADQSVVKCYYDLSKRLGIALRHEEKRCGFLKDEIKMMVLTHDEVATRSGEESDCDESPYELILQRSLLAKDLKSAFNSLCTSGVINMMINKWIQVSFCLPQKVHQSHKKGFIMNPEIIDRCLNSLRPYHGLLLLIEPLDLLDSLPADSSPALRRMIQMYNPLKSLQTLAADSDLSLSQVFQLTGHLVYWAKATIIYPLCESNVYVVSPDAVISNQLLESFSEQFPGLCLLQIISEFSLPTSISQKLNPLSQPQQQSQLVKIIIWLLKNHLLLQLHTYVQYMPTVNGRNPLETMSQDGSSPTGVTENDNSWSLNNTPKGTPSESKEDNALAIRKDDGLFEYTSDNFPMASDDIMLLDRLCRLSNSIRSSIRRFRRDRAEEAVATETATPSRATEPRARRNDGKAAKTFSGCRSQEAADFNIEGELGPTVPIEESYSK; translated from the exons ATGGAAATTAATCCTTTGAGTGTAATTCTCGTTAAGAGTGACAGCAAAGGAGACCGAATGTTATTTCGTTATCCATTCAGTCCAAACAACGAAAGAGATTCGAGCCAATGTACGAAACGGAAAAATCCGTACTCTATAACCATCGCTGAGGATCTGTTGCAG tcTTTGCCGTTACCAACTTCCAACATAACTAATGGCAATTTGACTGGTTTACCAGACGAAGTTCTGTCAACATTATTTGCGGTGAAACTTGAATTGTGCGAAACAAAATTCGAGTTGAAAGTAAACAATGTCAGATTTGTGGGACATCCAACTTTGCTTTATTCGAGGGGCCTCAACGAAGTTAATTCCAGCATGCTCTTCAATGTGGTTTTTGCCCTGCAAGCCCAAGCCGACCAATCCGTCGTTAAATGTTACTATGATTTGAGCAAACG ATTGGGAATCGCTTTAAGACACGAAGAAAAGAGATGTGGATTTCTCAAGGATGAAATCAAAATGATGGTATTGACGCATGATGAGGTTGCTACACG ATCCGGAGAAGAGAGTGACTGCGACGAATCGCCTTACGAATTGATACTGCAACGAAGTTTGTTGGCAAAAGATCTCAAATCGGCATTCAACAGTCTTTGCACGTCAGGAGTAATAAACATGATGATAAACAAATGGATACAagtgagtttttgcttacctCAGAAAGTTCATCAGTCTCACAAAAAAGGTTTCATTATGAACCCTGAGATAATCGATAG GTGTTTGAACAGTTTGCGACCTTATCACGGTTTATTGCTGCTTATCGAGCCACTCGATTTGCTGGATTCGTTGCCAGCCGACTCGTCGCCGGCTCTCCGAAGGATGATACAAATGTACAATCCACTCAAAAGTCTCCAAACTCTTGCAGCCGATTCCGATCTCTCGTTATCACAAGTTTTTCAACTAACGGGACATTTGGTTTACTGGGCAAAAGCGACCATAATCTATCCACTTTGCGAGAGTAACGTTTACGTTGTTTCACCCGATGCCGTCATCTCGAACCAACTTCTGGAATCATTCTCCGAGCAATTTCCTGGTCTTTGCCTTTTACAA ATAATCAGCGAGTTCTCTTTGCCCACTTCCATCAGCCAAAAGCTGAATCCCTTGAGCCAACCCCAACAACAATCGCAGCTcgttaaaattattatttggctactgaaaaatcatttgttgCTGCAGTTACACACTTACGTACAATACATGCCGACAGTCAATGGCCGCAATCCGTTG GAAACTATGAGTCAGGATGGCTCGAGTCCGACCGGTGTAACGGAGAACGATAACAGCTGGAGTTTGAACAACACACCGAAAGGAACACCGAGCGAATCGAAGGAGGATAACGCGCTCGCGATACGAAAGGACGACGGACTGTTCGAATACACGTCAGATAACTTCCCGATGGCTTCCGACGACATAATGTTGCTCGACAGGCTGTGTAG ATTATCCAATAGCATTCGAAGTTCCATTCGACGATTTAGAAGAGACCGGGCCGAAGAAGCCGTTGCCACCGAAACTGCAACGCCTTCAAGAGCAACAGAGCCCAGAGCCCGAAGAAACGATGGAAAAGCTGCAAAAACGTTTAGCGGATGCCGATCACAGGAGGCAGCAG ATTTTAATATCGAGGGTGAACTCGGCCCAACAGTTCCAATTGAAGAA
- the Nprl3 gene encoding GATOR complex protein NPRL3 isoform X2, translated as MSALQVYRKMITFTCLSVDVKMEINPLSVILVKSDSKGDRMLFRYPFSPNNERDSSQCTKRKNPYSITIAEDLLQSLPLPTSNITNGNLTGLPDEVLSTLFAVKLELCETKFELKVNNVRFVGHPTLLYSRGLNEVNSSMLFNVVFALQAQADQSVVKCYYDLSKRLGIALRHEEKRCGFLKDEIKMMVLTHDEVATRSGEESDCDESPYELILQRSLLAKDLKSAFNSLCTSGVINMMINKWIQVSFCLPQKVHQSHKKGFIMNPEIIDRCLNSLRPYHGLLLLIEPLDLLDSLPADSSPALRRMIQMYNPLKSLQTLAADSDLSLSQVFQLTGHLVYWAKATIIYPLCESNVYVVSPDAVISNQLLESFSEQFPGLCLLQIISEFSLPTSISQKLNPLSQPQQQSQLVKIIIWLLKNHLLLQLHTYVQYMPTVNGRNPLETMSQDGSSPTGVTENDNSWSLNNTPKGTPSESKEDNALAIRKDDGLFEYTSDNFPMASDDIMLLDRLCRCGYFNGGHHLEEIMYLENIRRSQLLQILDKFRDILITCENEDPAIALFYSQHPLP; from the exons ATGTCCGCCCTGCAGGTATATCGAAAAATGATAACGTTCACATGCCTGTCGGTAGACGTTAAA ATGGAAATTAATCCTTTGAGTGTAATTCTCGTTAAGAGTGACAGCAAAGGAGACCGAATGTTATTTCGTTATCCATTCAGTCCAAACAACGAAAGAGATTCGAGCCAATGTACGAAACGGAAAAATCCGTACTCTATAACCATCGCTGAGGATCTGTTGCAG tcTTTGCCGTTACCAACTTCCAACATAACTAATGGCAATTTGACTGGTTTACCAGACGAAGTTCTGTCAACATTATTTGCGGTGAAACTTGAATTGTGCGAAACAAAATTCGAGTTGAAAGTAAACAATGTCAGATTTGTGGGACATCCAACTTTGCTTTATTCGAGGGGCCTCAACGAAGTTAATTCCAGCATGCTCTTCAATGTGGTTTTTGCCCTGCAAGCCCAAGCCGACCAATCCGTCGTTAAATGTTACTATGATTTGAGCAAACG ATTGGGAATCGCTTTAAGACACGAAGAAAAGAGATGTGGATTTCTCAAGGATGAAATCAAAATGATGGTATTGACGCATGATGAGGTTGCTACACG ATCCGGAGAAGAGAGTGACTGCGACGAATCGCCTTACGAATTGATACTGCAACGAAGTTTGTTGGCAAAAGATCTCAAATCGGCATTCAACAGTCTTTGCACGTCAGGAGTAATAAACATGATGATAAACAAATGGATACAagtgagtttttgcttacctCAGAAAGTTCATCAGTCTCACAAAAAAGGTTTCATTATGAACCCTGAGATAATCGATAG GTGTTTGAACAGTTTGCGACCTTATCACGGTTTATTGCTGCTTATCGAGCCACTCGATTTGCTGGATTCGTTGCCAGCCGACTCGTCGCCGGCTCTCCGAAGGATGATACAAATGTACAATCCACTCAAAAGTCTCCAAACTCTTGCAGCCGATTCCGATCTCTCGTTATCACAAGTTTTTCAACTAACGGGACATTTGGTTTACTGGGCAAAAGCGACCATAATCTATCCACTTTGCGAGAGTAACGTTTACGTTGTTTCACCCGATGCCGTCATCTCGAACCAACTTCTGGAATCATTCTCCGAGCAATTTCCTGGTCTTTGCCTTTTACAA ATAATCAGCGAGTTCTCTTTGCCCACTTCCATCAGCCAAAAGCTGAATCCCTTGAGCCAACCCCAACAACAATCGCAGCTcgttaaaattattatttggctactgaaaaatcatttgttgCTGCAGTTACACACTTACGTACAATACATGCCGACAGTCAATGGCCGCAATCCGTTG GAAACTATGAGTCAGGATGGCTCGAGTCCGACCGGTGTAACGGAGAACGATAACAGCTGGAGTTTGAACAACACACCGAAAGGAACACCGAGCGAATCGAAGGAGGATAACGCGCTCGCGATACGAAAGGACGACGGACTGTTCGAATACACGTCAGATAACTTCCCGATGGCTTCCGACGACATAATGTTGCTCGACAGGCTGTGTAGGTGCGGTTACTTCAACGGCGGTCACCATCTCGAGGAAATAATGTATCTCGAGAACATAAGGAGATCCCAATTGCTGCagatattggacaaatttcgtGACATTTTAATAACGTGCGAGAACGAAGATCCGGCAATCGCTTTGTTCTACTCGCAACATCCTTTGCCATAG